Proteins from a genomic interval of Papaver somniferum cultivar HN1 chromosome 4, ASM357369v1, whole genome shotgun sequence:
- the LOC113362821 gene encoding probable protein S-acyltransferase 7: MYVVPPPRSGDPSGGGGGGGGGGDTTEGSPPRVYQTWKGSNVFFLQGRFIFGPDARSMLLTILLIAAPVIIFCVFVAKKLMDDFPHHYGISIMVCAVAFTVYDLALLLLTSGRDPGIIPRNTHPPELEGYEGFADVGGGQTPQLRLPRMKDVVVNGITVKVKYCDTCMLYRPPRCSHCSICNNCVERFDHHCPWVGQCIGRRNYRFFFMFVFSTTLLCLYVFSFCWVYITRIKNAEDISIWKAMIKTPASMILIIYTFIAVWFVGGLTVFHLYLISTNQTTYENFRYRYDRRDNPYNRGVVNNFGEIFWTSIPPSKNKFRVRVPLEPEVPPRMAGGGFMSPNMGKAMGDIEMGRKPVWIEGGAGNLDGQLSNEDGSDGKGDHSCDASPSLNGTPQVEMAGGGIDGIQNRHSSWGRKGESWEISSDLAPNVEGVGELNQFSGGNMKNRDR; the protein is encoded by the exons GTATTCTTCCTTCAAGGCAGATTTATATTTGGACCAGATGCGAGATCTATGCTGCTGACAATACTTCTCATTGCTGCTCCCGTCATAATTTTCTGTGTTTTTGTGGCTAAAAAACTAATGGACGATTTTCCTCATCATTATGGCATATCCATAATGGTGTGTGCTGTGGCATTCACAGTATAT GATTTAGCTCTTCTTCTGCTTACTTCTGGAAGAGATCCTGGTATAATACCTCGTAATACTCACCCTCCTGAACTTGAAGGCTATGAAGGGTTTGCTGATGTTGGAGGTGGCCAAACCCCACAGTTACGTTTGCCTCGTATGAAGGATGTTGTTGTCAATGGGATTACGGTGAAGGTCAAATACTGTGATACTTGCATGCTATATAGACCTCCTCGTTGCTCACACTGTTCCATCTGCAATAACTGTGTGGAACGTTTTGACCACCATTGCCCCTGGGTTGGGCAGTGCATTGGACGG CGGAATTATCGTTTCTTTTTCATGTTTGTGTTCTCAACAACTCTTCTCTGCTTATATGTGTTTTCTTTCTGTTGGGTTTACATCACGAGAATAAAAAATGCCGAGGATATTTCAATTTGGAAGGCAATGATAAAGACTCCCGCATCTATGATACTCATTATTTACACCTTCATAGCTGTCTGGTTCGTTGGTGGCCTGACTGTTTTCCATTTATATCTCATCAGTACCAATCAG ACAACTTATGAGAATTTCAGATACCGATATGATCGAAGGGACAACCCATATAACAGAGGCGTAGTAAACAATTTTGGGGAGATATTTTGGACCAGCATTCCTCCATCCAAAAACAAATTTAGGGTAAGGGTACCACTGGAGCCAGAGGTACCTCCACGCATGGCTGGGGGTGGTTTTATGAGTCCAAATATGGGAAAAGCCATGGGTGACATAGAGATGGGAAGAAAGCCAGTTTGGATCGAGGGTGGAGCTGGTAATCTTGATGGACAATTGAGCAATGAAGATGGGTCAGACGGCAAAGGAGATCACTCTTGTGATGCCTCTCCAAGTTTAAACGGGACACCACAGGTCGAAATGGCAGGAGGAGGAATTGATGGAATTCAAAACAGACATTCAAGTTGGGGAAGGAAAGGCGAGAGTTGGGAGATATCATCTGATCTTGCTCCGAACGTAGAAGGAGTTGGTGAACTGAACCAATTTAGTGGAGGAAATATGAAGAACAGAGACAGATAA